CGCCGGTTGCTCGCGGATAGATATCCGCTCGGCGGATGCCAAGCGCATCCATATCACGGAAGTACTCGACAATCTGCTGCTCGGCCAGTTCACTTGCTGCGATCCCGGCCTCAGCGGCTCGGGCGATGATCTTGTCGTCAATGTCGGTGAAGTTCTGGACATAGCGGACACGGTAGCCGCGATATTCGAGATAGCGGCGAATAACGTCGAACTGGACGTAGCTCATCGCGTGTCCGATATGGGAGGGCGCGTAGGGCGTCACGCCGCAGACATACATCCGCACCGGGTCGTGCGCGGGCTGGAACAGCTCTTTCTCGCCGGTCAACGTGTTCGTCACACGGATCATGCGCGCGCCTCCTGACCGGCGGTTGCGGCGTAGCGATGCACGATCTCGTCGAAATCGATCGCCGGCGCGCTGGGGTTGGGAGCCCGGCCCTCGAGCGCGGCAACCCGGGCTTCAAGCTCGACTACCCGCTGCTGGAGCGCGTGGATCGCCTCAGCAACCGGGTCCGGCAGGCGTTCGATCGTGCCGGAGTCGGCGTCGCGGATCGCCACGACCCGGCCGGGAACGCCCACGACCGTGGCGCGAGCAGGAACTGATTGAACGACGACCGAGCCGGCGCCGACCTTGACGTCATCCCCGATCTCAATCGAGCCGAGCAGCTGCGCTCCGGCGCCCACGACGACGCGGTTGCCCAGCGTCGGATGGCGCTTGGTGCGGCGGGTCGAGACGCCGCCGAGAGTGACGCCTTGGTACAGCGTGCAGTCATCGCCGATCACCGCGGTCTCGCCGATCACAACGCCCATGCCGTGGTCGATGAACAGCCCTTCGCCGATCTGGGCGCCGGGATGGATCTCGATCCCCGTCAGGGCGCGGCCGAGGTGGGAAATAAGCCGCGGGATGAGCGGAACGCGCCGTTTCCAAAGGGCGTGAGCAAGCCGATGGATGGTGCGGGCATGAAAGCCGGGGTAGGTCAGAACTACTTCGAGGGCGCTCCGGGCGGCGGGGTCGCGCTCGAGCGCCGCCTGGATATCACGCCGAATACTGCGCCAGAGCGCCATACTCACCTCCGGTGCCAGCGTCAGGACGGCCGTCGGGGACGGGGCGCCGCCTCAGCAGCGCCCCGAGCGACAGGAGCAGCGCGTCGGAAGCGGCCCAGGGCCCGGAGCAAGCATCACTCGAGTATGGCACAGCGTTCGGCAGCGCGCTTCTCGCCGGCCGACAAGGCGACGCTGCCGAGCGGTCAGGAGATGCAGCCTTACCAGAGCTTTCCTTCTTCGAGCCAGCGCTTCACCTCAGCAGCCTTCTGCCGCGCCTGCTCCATGTCAGGGAATTTCCAGACCGTGCGCGGCTGGTCGTCCCAGCCAAGGATACACACTTCGTTCCAAGGGCCGACCTGACGGATCACGACTGACTCGACGCGATCTTTGATCTTCTCGCGGGAGACTTCCATGAAGGCTTTCCTCGAAGGCTTTCCTCTCGCAATGTTGCGTCCGGATTGTATGCAAGCCTGCCCCACTGGCGCAATCTTGCTCTCGCCTCGGCACGTTCTGGCGGGAGAGCAACGGCTGCTCTCGCTCGGCATCCTTCTCGGGGCAGGCCGTTGCCCGCTTCTCGCGCTCCCCTCCCCCTAAGCCGCTGCCCTGACCGTCCTCCAGCATGAAGCGGAGTGCTTCCCTCGCTTCGCACTGCGGCTTCATCGTCGGGCGGCAGCCGCCTGTGAGCGTCAACGGCCTGTTCGAATCGGGGAGCGACCACATAGACTTCATCGCGAGGCGCTGCCCGCTCGGCCAGCGACGCAAGCAGTCACCCGGAGAGAAGGCGGCAACTGTTGGGCGCCATTGTCCAGCTTGCGCTGGAACGAATTCAGGCCAATTGGAAGCTGCTGAGCGCCGTTATGCTCGGCGTGCTCGCCTCGGTCGTTCTTCTCGCGAGTGCGCCGCTCTACTCGGGCGTGCTGAATGATCTCGGCCTGCGTTACACGCTGCTTCGCGAACCGCCTGCCCGCTCCGACCTTATCGTTCAGCTGACTGGCCGGCCGACCCGAGCCGGCGACTATGCCGCAGCGAGGAGCGCGATCGAGGAGCAGGTTGACGCTGCGCTCGGCCGCTATCTCGGTTCGCCCGTGCGCTATGGCAGAAGCGCCAGCTACTTTGTCTACCGTCCCGGCCAAGTCATCCCGCCCCCCGGCCAGACAAGCGCAGCTCAGCCGCGCGGCTATATCCAGTTTGCTGACGGCATCGAGGGAAAGCTGCGGATTATCGAGGGCACATGGCCGGCCGCAAGCAGCAGCGAGACGGCGGCGATTGCAGGGTTCCAAGCTGCCGCGGAGCTGGGGCTCAAGGTCGGCGAGAGCGTGCTGCTCGCCCCCGTGACAGGCGGCGAGCCGATGCCGGTCCGGATTGTCGCTCTTGGCGAAGCCGCGGACCGCAACGACCGGTTCTGGACTGTCGGCGCAGTGCGCATGAGCGAGCAAGCGCGCGATTGGGTCATCCTTCCTCTCGTTGTTGCCCCGGAACAGTACTTTGCGGCCGCTGAGCGCGCCTCGTCCGACTACACCTGGCTGTGGCCGGCAGACACGGCGCGGATCACGACCGCCAACGCGGCGGCGGTGCGCGACGCGATTGGCCGGCTGCGGGCTAGTCTTCCCGGCGCCGTCCAAGGCGCAACGATTGTGACCGCCCTCGACTCGATCCTCGGCGACTACCTCGCCAAGCTCGCGCTCACCGAAATCCCGCTCTATCTCCTCATCCTTCAGATTGTCGGGCTTGTGCTGTTCTATCTCGTCCTAGTCGGCAACGTGCTGGTTGACCGCGAGGCAGGAGAGATTGCGCTGCTGAAGAGCCGGGGAGCGACAGCAGGTCAGATCCTGCTGCTCTATCTGGTCGAGGGGGCGGCGATGGGGGGCGTCGCTGTCGCGGTCGGCCCGCCGCTTGCGGCGCTGCTAACGGCGTCGCTCGGCTATCTGCCGGGCTCGCCGCTCGCTGGGGGCGGCGCGCTCCCCGTTCGGCTCGGGCTCGAGACATGGCTGCTGGCGCTGGCGGGCGCGGCGCTTGCCCTGCTCGCCCTTCTCATCCCCGCGAGCCGCGCTGCGCGCGTCAGCATCCTCCTCTACCGCCGGCAGGCTGCCCGCGCCAGCGGCGCTCCGGTCTGGCAGCGCTATTATCTCGACCTCGCGCTGCTCGCTTTCGCGCTCTTTGGCTTCTGGGCGGTCCGCCAGCAGTCGGCGCTCGCCGGCGCACAAGCGGTCGACCCCTTGCTCCTCCTCTCCCCTGCACTCCTCGCTCTCGCCCTCTCTGCGGCCTTCCTCCGGCTGATCCCGCTGGTGTTTCGGCTCCTGCTGCGCCTCGCCGGCGGGCTCGCGCCTGCTCCCATCGCGATCGCGCTTACCCAGATGAGCCGCCGGCCCGCGCCCTACACCCGCCTGATCCTGCTGCTGACGCTGACGACGACGCTCGGTCTGTTCAGCGCCACTTTCAGCGGCACAATCGACCGCTCGTACCATGACCGGACAGCGTATCGCGTGGGGGCGGATGCGCGCATCGAAGGGATCAACGGCGGCGCCGGCCGACCGAAGGCGCAGATCCTCGATGCTGTCAGCGCGGCCGGGGCCGGGGCGGCGACGGCAGCCTACCGCGCCGATGGCCAAGTCGGTCCCCCGCAGCAGAGCCAACGCTACCGTTTTCTCGCGGTCGACACCGCGACGGCAGGAGAGGTCCTCTGGTTTCGGCAGGACTTCGCGCCGCGTCCGCTCCCCGACCTGCTCGCCGAGATCGCCGACGAGGGGACGTTTGCCGACGGCCCAGCGCTGCCGGAAGGGGGCGAGACGCTCGGCCTCTGGGTGCGGCCGACGCCACGGCAGGAGCGGCTTGCCCTGCTCATCCGGCTGCGCGACGCGGAGGGACAGCTGCTCGACGTGGAGCTGGGGCGGCTCGATTTCGCCGACTGGCGCTACCTCGAAGCGCCGCTCGAGCCGCTCGGGCGCTATCGTCCCCCGCTCCGCCTCGCCGCGCTCTACCTTCAGCCGGTTGGCGGGTTTGCCGAACCGGGCGGCGGCGCGATCTTGCTCGACGACCTTGCGATCCGCGAGCCCGGCGGCATCCGCCGCATTGTCGACCCCCTCGACTCGACGGCTGGCTGGGAGATCCTGCGCGATGGCGCGGGGGAACAGCAAGACACGCTCACGGTGGTTCGTGCCGACACCCGCACCGGCACCCCCGCTCTTCGCTTCGCGTGGTCCCCGCGCCGCACCTTTGGCACGCGCGGGATTGCCATTCGCGACGACGACACACCCCTTCCGGTGCTCGCGTCGCCGGGCTTCTTGCAGGCGGCAAGCCGCCAGGTCGGGCAGACGCTGCTCCTGAACATCGGCGACCGCACTGTGCCCGCGGTGATCAAGGCGACGGTCGACCTCTTCCCGACGCTCGAGCCAGACGGGCCCGGCTTTGTCGTCGCCGCGCTTGAGCCGACGCTCACGCGAGTGAATGCCGTTCCGGGCCGGCCGATCTACCCAAACGAGGTGTTCCTCCGCCTGCCCACCCCGAGCGCTGACCTTGAGACGTTGGGGTTCCGCACTCTCGCCGCTCGCGCCGTGCTCTCGCAGCGCGCTCTTCTCGATGAAGCGAGCAGCGACCCCCTCATTGCTGCCGGCTGGGCAGGGATCCTGACGCTCGCCTTCCTCGCTGCGCTCACGCTGTCATTGGTCGGCTTTCTCGTTCAGAGCGTTCTGCTGCTGCAGCGCCGTCTCGTCGAGTTCGCTATCCTGCGGACAATGGGGCTCTCCTACCGGCAAGTGGCCGCGCTGATCGCGTTCGAGCAGGTGTTTCTCATTCTCGCAGGGATCGCCGCCGGCACGGTGCTCGGTCTCCAGATCGGCGCCCAGATGCTCCCCTTCCTTGAGTTGACCGAGCGCGGAACGCGGGTGCTCCCCCCCTTCATTATCACCACCCAGTGGGCAGCCGTCGTGCCGGCCTATGCCTTACTCGTGCTCTTTTTTGCCGGCGCGATCGCTGCGACCGGCGCGGTCGTCTCCCGCCTTCCGCTCGGCCGCACCTTGCGGATTGGCGAATGAGCGGGCTACTCCTGGAGCGTCAGCCGGCTGGCGCGAAAGGAGGTGCGCGCAATAATGCGGCCATCGACGTGCAGCAGCACGGTGTAGCGTCCCGGCTGGGCGATCGTCAGCTGGTTGAGCGTGATGGTGACCGGCATCGACACCTCCTCGCCGGGCTCGGCGTGGGGCGGCCGGCCGACGTTGAACTGGAGGCGCGGCGGCTCGGGAAGAAGGCTCGCGCCGTCCTCATCGACGAGCGCGACAAGGAGCTCGTGGGGATGAGCGGTTGCGCCCCACGGGATGACCAACTTGATCGCCAGCGCCAGCTGCGGATGAACAAAGGGGAACGAGCGGCTGTAGAGGGTGTCCCAGCCGCCGCCGAGAATGTACAGCTTGCCGTTCGCTTCCTGCGCCCCGTCGGCGAGGATGAAACACTCGGCGCGAATCGAGTCAACCCAGTCGTACATACCGCCTCCGCGCTCGCAGCATAGCAGGACGCGAGCGGACGGCCGCGCTTCCCGCCTGGCGTGAAGAGCAGACGCGCTGGGGCGCGCTCCGAGAGCGGAGCGAACGAGGCACAAGGCACGAGCGATGTAGCATAATCGGCGCGCCGGCTCTCGTGCCGAGCATCTTCCCCGGAGGACCAGCATGGCATTTCAATTGCCGCCGCTCCCCTATGACTTCAACGCGCTCGAGCCGTACATCGATGCGCGGACGATGGAAATCCACCACGACCGTCACCATGCTGCCTACGTTACCAACCTCAACGCCGCGATCGAGAAATACCCCGAGCTGGCGAACCGGACCCTTGAGGAGCTGATCACCAACCTCGACGCCATCCCAGAGGACATTCGGACGGCGGTCCGCAATAACGGCGGTGGCCACTGGAACCACACGATGTTCTGGGAGATCATGGGGCCGCGCGCCGGCGGCGAGCCGGAAGGGGACCTCGCCTACGCCATCCGCGATGCGTTCGGCAGCTTCGCCGAGTTCAAGAACCTCGTCAACCAAGCGGGGCTCGCCCGCTTCGGCAGCGGCTGGGCATGGCTGACCATGGAGCCAAGCGGTGCGCTGCGGATTGAGAGTACGCCGAACCAGGATGTGCCGCTGATGGAAGGGCGCATCCCGATCCTCGGGGTTGATGTCTGGGAGCATGCGTACTACCTGCTCTATCAGAACCGCCGCGGCGACTATCTCAATGCTTGGTGGAATACGGTCAACTGGGCAGCGGTCAGCGAGCGCTACAAGAAGGCGAAGCAGCGGTAGCTGACCGCTCGCGCGGTGCTCCTCGGCGAGCAGAGGCAGCGCTTGCGCGGGGAGAAGGAGGAGAAATGACCGCCAAACCGCGCAAAGGGTATGTTGATGCCCCAACCGGCCAAGTGCACTACCGCATGCTCGGCGAGGGCGTGCCACTCCTCCTTCTCCACCAGTCTCCGAACTCGTCGCTCATGTTCAGCCGGGCGATGCCGTTCCTTGCGGCGCGCGGCCTGCGGGCGATCGCCATCGATACGCCGGGCTACGGCAACTCCGACGTACCGGACGAGCGCCCCAGCATCGAGACCTACGCCAGCGTCATCCCCGCGGTATTGGACGCCTTCGGGCTGGACCGCTCCGCCCTCCTTGGGCATCACACCGGGGCGGCGATTGCCTGCGAGTTCGCGGTATGCCACCCGGAGCGGGTGACAACGCTCATCCTGAACGGCCCGCCGCTCTACACCGACGAAGAGCGCGAAGCACGCTTAGCGCGCGCGCCAGCAGGACCGCTGCCGCTGCAGCCCGATGGCAGCCATCTCCTCCAGCGGTGGCAGCGCCGCATCGCGGCATCGCCGGGCTGGACCGACCTCGAAGCGATGCATCGGGGCGTGGTCCAGACCCTGATCGCGGGCGAGTACGATTGGTACGGCCATCGGGCAGCCTTTGAATATCGCATGCTGCCCCGCTTTCTTGCGCTGACGGTCCCGACTCTCATCCTGACGAATACTGGCGAAGATCTCTATCACCACTCGTGCCGCGCTCGCGACCTGCGGCCCGACTTCGCCTTTTTTGCCCTCGAGGGCGGAACGCACGATATTGTCGATGAGCAGCCCGAGAACTGGGCAAACGTCGTCGCCGACTTCGTTCTCGGAGAGGGGCGCTGGGCGCGCTGAGCGCAGCGACCGCTCGCGCTCCGACCATCGGCTCGGTCGGGTGAGCGCAGCTGCGGCGCTCCCTCGCTACAATGCCCCCGATGGATGGTCGAACGCTCGTTCTGCCAATGCGCTCGACGCGTGTCTCGCTCGAAAGCGACCGGCCGATGACGGGCGTCTACCATGTCACGCATCATCTCTATGACGCTCTCGCTGCCCCGGAAATCCGCCGCCTGCCTGATGGGCGCTTCTTCGCCGACTTTGATCGCATTGCCGGCCGGCTGGCGGAGCGTTTCGAGCCGAACGATGACTTCAGCCGTTGGCGCGTTGTCCTCCGTCGGGGTGTCCGGAGCCATGCCGGCAACGAGCTGACAAGCGATGATGTGCTCTGGAGCTACGCACGGGCCTTCGCGTTTCGCGCCATCGGCAGGTGGCGCATCGCGACGATTGCTGGCGTACCGCCGGTCGACGGCGTTCGAGCGCTCGACCGCTACACCGTCGAATTCCGAATCGAGGGAGCGAATCCTTCCTTTCCGCGCTATCTCTGCTTCGGCACCTGCGCCATCGTCGACTCAACCGAAGCCCTGCGCCATGCGACCGCCGACGATCCGTGGGCGTCGGCGTATCTTGCGGCGGTCCCGTGCGGCTTCGGCGCCTTCGACCTTGCCGCTCACGATGAAGAGCGGCTCCGCTTGGTGCCGCGTCGAGCGTTCTGGGCGGGCCCGCCCCCGATCGAGGCCGTCGAGTATCGGGCGGTGCCGGAACGGCAAGTCGGTCTTGAACTGTTCGCGCGCGGGGAAGCGAACTGCCTCGTCGGGCTTACTCCCGATGAAGCAGTCGCGGTCGCAGCGCTGCCGGGCGTGACGCTCCGGCTCGCTCGCACCAACCACGCTGCAATCGAGTTCAACCGCGAACGCCCGCCCTTTGACCGCCGCGCCGCCCGCGAGGCGGTGCTGCGCACCATCCCCTATGAGCGATGTCTCGCTGAAGGGTCGCTCGGGTTTGCTGAACGCCAGCTTGGGCTCTACCTGCCGAATACGCCGGGGCAGCTGAACGGCGCTTGGCCGTATCCGCCCGACCGCGACCTAAGCCGTCGGCTCGTGCGGGAGGCGGGAGCGAGCGGAGCAACGGTCACCTTGGCGACGGTCCGCTCGCCGGAAGCAGCACGCATCGCCGCGCTGATCGGCGAGGCGCTGGCGGCAATCGGGCTGGAGGTCGAGCATCGGGCTGTCGACGAGTTCGGCGATGAGCTTCCCGACCTCTTCCTGCGTGACGACTGCAGCCACGGCATCGCCGACCCCCACTACGATCTCGCTCTCGACTTCGCGCCGCCGCGCGA
Above is a window of Dehalococcoidia bacterium DNA encoding:
- a CDS encoding ABC transporter substrate-binding protein, whose product is MDGRTLVLPMRSTRVSLESDRPMTGVYHVTHHLYDALAAPEIRRLPDGRFFADFDRIAGRLAERFEPNDDFSRWRVVLRRGVRSHAGNELTSDDVLWSYARAFAFRAIGRWRIATIAGVPPVDGVRALDRYTVEFRIEGANPSFPRYLCFGTCAIVDSTEALRHATADDPWASAYLAAVPCGFGAFDLAAHDEERLRLVPRRAFWAGPPPIEAVEYRAVPERQVGLELFARGEANCLVGLTPDEAVAVAALPGVTLRLARTNHAAIEFNRERPPFDRRAAREAVLRTIPYERCLAEGSLGFAERQLGLYLPNTPGQLNGAWPYPPDRDLSRRLVREAGASGATVTLATVRSPEAARIAALIGEALAAIGLEVEHRAVDEFGDELPDLFLRDDCSHGIADPHYDLALDFAPPRDMPFRLLHGPRLSAELREIRRAPAREQPGRYRALNRQMLAEAAWVPLSGHTYIIAHRELDPWFLGPAYLPLASLHWNAARYVLPPYR
- the cysE gene encoding serine O-acetyltransferase, whose product is MALWRSIRRDIQAALERDPAARSALEVVLTYPGFHARTIHRLAHALWKRRVPLIPRLISHLGRALTGIEIHPGAQIGEGLFIDHGMGVVIGETAVIGDDCTLYQGVTLGGVSTRRTKRHPTLGNRVVVGAGAQLLGSIEIGDDVKVGAGSVVVQSVPARATVVGVPGRVVAIRDADSGTIERLPDPVAEAIHALQQRVVELEARVAALEGRAPNPSAPAIDFDEIVHRYAATAGQEARA
- a CDS encoding superoxide dismutase, giving the protein MAFQLPPLPYDFNALEPYIDARTMEIHHDRHHAAYVTNLNAAIEKYPELANRTLEELITNLDAIPEDIRTAVRNNGGGHWNHTMFWEIMGPRAGGEPEGDLAYAIRDAFGSFAEFKNLVNQAGLARFGSGWAWLTMEPSGALRIESTPNQDVPLMEGRIPILGVDVWEHAYYLLYQNRRGDYLNAWWNTVNWAAVSERYKKAKQR
- a CDS encoding alpha/beta hydrolase, whose product is MTAKPRKGYVDAPTGQVHYRMLGEGVPLLLLHQSPNSSLMFSRAMPFLAARGLRAIAIDTPGYGNSDVPDERPSIETYASVIPAVLDAFGLDRSALLGHHTGAAIACEFAVCHPERVTTLILNGPPLYTDEEREARLARAPAGPLPLQPDGSHLLQRWQRRIAASPGWTDLEAMHRGVVQTLIAGEYDWYGHRAAFEYRMLPRFLALTVPTLILTNTGEDLYHHSCRARDLRPDFAFFALEGGTHDIVDEQPENWANVVADFVLGEGRWAR